The following proteins are co-located in the Silene latifolia isolate original U9 population chromosome 1, ASM4854445v1, whole genome shotgun sequence genome:
- the LOC141603769 gene encoding putative E3 ubiquitin-protein ligase BAH1-like 1, with amino-acid sequence MKFSKTYNECMQSLEIELPGVGLKNLKKILKKCRQDLDSHNSPHNNDNGDSICPLQCPVCDGSFFPSLLKAMSEVVGCFNQRAQRLLELHLATGFKKYYVWCKGKQDHVSLIQEGQDLVTYAMINAIAVRKILKKYDKIHVSKQGQEFKSRAQSMHIEILQSPWLCELMAFHINLREKKGKTTRVANLFESCYLKFTDDKPSLACELFDSVKLDLDLTCSICLETVFDPVALYCGHIFCYMCACSAASVTIVDGLQAASPKEKCPLCREAGVYEGAVHLDELNLLLSRRCHEYWEDRLHSERAERIKQAKLHWESQLHAFMGV; translated from the exons ATGAAGTTTAGCAAGACGTACAATGAATGCATGCAAAGTTTGGAGATAGAATTACCAGGTGTTGGATTAAAAAATCTCAAGAAAATTCTCAAAAAATGTCGTCAAGATCTTGATTCCCATAATTCTCCTCACAACAATGATAATGGCGACTCTATTTGTCCTCTTCAATGCCctg TATGCGATGGTTCGTTTTTCCCTTCGCTTCTCAAGGCGATGTCTGAAGTTGTAGGCTGTTTCAACCAGCGTGCCCAAAGGTTGCTTGAGTTACATTTAGCGACAGGGTTTAAGAAGTACTATGTTTGGTGTAAAGGCAAACAAGATCATGTTTCCTTGATTCAGGAGGGTCAGGACCTTGTTACTTATGCCATGATCAATGCTATCGCTGTCCGTAAAATTCTAAAGAAATACGATAAG ATTCATGTCTCTAAGCAAGGTCAAGAGTTCAAATCACGCGCCCAAAGTATGCACATTGAGATCCTTCAGTCTCCCTGGCTTTGTGAGCTTATGGCATTCCACATTAATTTGAGGGAGAAGAAGGGAAAGACGACAAGAGTGGCAAATTTGTTTGAAAGCTGCTACCTCAAGTTTACTGATGATAAGCCATCTCTGGCTTGTGAACTATTTGATTCAGTCAAACTCGATCTTGACTTGACATGCTCCATTTGTTTG GAAACGGTGTTTGATCCAGTTGCTCTATATTGTGGCCATATATTCTGTTACATGTGTGCCTGCTCTGCTGCATCAGTTACCATAGTTGATGGACTGCAGGCTGCATCTCCCAAGGAGAAATGTCCTCTTTGCCGTGAG GCTGGAGTTTATGAAGGCGCTGTGCACTTAGATGAGCTTAATCTATTACTGAGCCGCCG GTGCCATGAATATTGGGAGGATAGACTCCATTCAGAAAGAGCCGAGAGAATCAAACAAGCTAAGCTTCATTGGGAGAGTCAGCTCCATGCTTTCATGGGAGTTTGA